In the Micromonospora narathiwatensis genome, one interval contains:
- a CDS encoding LysR family transcriptional regulator ArgP: protein MEGLDTAQLRTLAAVVGEGSFEGAARVLHVTPSAVSQRIRALEEVVGQVLVRRSRPCQATGAGQPLLRLAVQLTLLEREAVAEARGVVDGAAGPTRVPVVVNADSLATWFVPALARVPAELAVCFDVRQDDQDHTAELLRDGAVLAAVTAQREPVQGCRVRPLGAMRYRAIAAPGLVDRWFPDGLTAGALAGAPMLVFDRKDQVQHRFLRAVTGRELDPPVHHVPSVPAFSEAIRRGLAWGLVPERLAEADLAGGGCVDLDPGRHVDVPLYWQHWRLESRVLAALTDAVRAEAAVALR from the coding sequence ATGGAAGGACTCGACACCGCCCAACTCCGCACCCTGGCCGCCGTGGTCGGCGAGGGCAGCTTCGAGGGCGCGGCGCGCGTGCTGCACGTCACCCCGTCGGCGGTGAGCCAGCGGATCCGCGCGCTGGAGGAGGTCGTCGGGCAGGTGCTGGTCCGGCGCAGCCGCCCCTGCCAGGCGACCGGTGCGGGGCAGCCGCTCCTCCGCCTGGCCGTCCAGTTGACGCTGCTCGAACGGGAGGCGGTCGCCGAGGCGCGCGGGGTGGTGGACGGGGCGGCCGGGCCGACCCGGGTGCCCGTGGTGGTCAACGCCGACTCGTTGGCCACCTGGTTCGTGCCCGCGCTGGCCCGGGTCCCGGCCGAGCTGGCCGTCTGCTTCGACGTACGCCAGGACGACCAGGACCACACCGCGGAGCTGCTGCGCGACGGCGCGGTGCTGGCGGCGGTGACCGCCCAGCGGGAACCGGTGCAGGGCTGCCGGGTACGCCCGCTCGGGGCGATGCGTTACCGGGCGATCGCCGCCCCGGGGCTGGTCGACCGCTGGTTCCCCGACGGGCTGACGGCCGGGGCCCTGGCCGGGGCGCCGATGCTCGTCTTCGACCGCAAGGACCAGGTCCAGCACCGTTTCCTGCGGGCGGTGACCGGCCGGGAACTCGACCCGCCGGTGCACCACGTGCCGTCGGTGCCGGCGTTCAGCGAGGCGATCCGGCGCGGCCTCGCCTGGGGGCTGGTCCCGGAGCGGCTGGCCGAGGCCGACCTGGCCGGCGGCGGCTGCGTCGACCTCGACCCGGGGCGGCACGTCGACGTGCCCCTGTACTGGCAGCACTGGCGGCTGGAGTCACGGGTGCTCGCCGCGCTCACCGACGCCGTACGCGCCGAGGCGGCGGTCGCGCTCCGCTGA
- a CDS encoding MarR family winged helix-turn-helix transcriptional regulator, whose protein sequence is MEPLVRFPEVLHQAPLGRLIAIAGHVVEQHWGRYLAEHHGLTSAGMRVLVILARLGDTTHREVAERSFVRPATLTGIVDTLERDGFVERRRDVNDRRSVQLTLTDKGREHAQALIEMMHSNRPLTSVDADPAKQAVIREFLAELIATMSEGDVGRLNPDKESTDMTTRGPRPC, encoded by the coding sequence ATGGAACCGCTCGTCCGCTTCCCCGAGGTCCTGCACCAGGCGCCCCTCGGCCGGCTGATCGCGATCGCCGGGCACGTGGTCGAGCAGCACTGGGGGCGTTACCTGGCCGAGCACCACGGGCTCACCTCGGCCGGCATGCGGGTGCTGGTCATCCTGGCCCGCCTCGGCGACACGACCCACCGGGAGGTCGCCGAACGCTCCTTCGTCCGCCCGGCCACCCTCACCGGCATCGTCGACACCCTCGAACGGGACGGGTTCGTCGAACGCCGCCGGGACGTCAACGACCGACGCAGCGTCCAACTCACGCTGACCGACAAGGGCCGCGAGCACGCACAGGCCCTCATCGAGATGATGCACAGCAACCGGCCGCTCACCTCCGTCGATGCCGACCCGGCGAAGCAGGCGGTGATCCGTGAGTTCCTCGCCGAACTCATCGCGACGATGTCCGAGGGAGACGTCGGCCGGTTGAACCCAGACAAGGAATCCACCGACATGACGACACGGGGGCCTCGGCCGTGCTGA
- a CDS encoding excalibur calcium-binding domain-containing protein, with protein sequence MVSRLARGALALTLAFGGSTFVAVGPAEAAAKQYKNCTELRKVYKHGVGKKGAKDKVRGTTKPVTNFTVNNAVYAKNTRLDRDKDGIACEKR encoded by the coding sequence ATGGTTTCCAGGCTGGCTCGGGGCGCGCTCGCCCTGACCCTGGCGTTTGGCGGCAGCACCTTCGTCGCCGTCGGCCCGGCCGAGGCGGCGGCAAAGCAATACAAGAACTGCACCGAACTGAGGAAGGTTTACAAGCACGGCGTGGGCAAGAAGGGCGCGAAGGACAAGGTCCGCGGCACGACCAAGCCGGTCACCAACTTCACGGTGAACAACGCGGTCTACGCCAAGAACACCCGCCTCGACCGGGACAAGGACGGCATCGCCTGCGAGAAGCGTTGA
- a CDS encoding GuaB1 family IMP dehydrogenase-related protein, producing MRFLHGAVPAHDLTYNDVFMAPNRSEVGSRLDVDLASGDGTGTTIPLVVANMTAVAGRRMAETVARRGAVAVIPQDIPIEVVANVVAWVKQRHLVHDTAITLGPTDTVGDAIHLLPKRAHGAVIVVDAAGRPVGVVTEADTVGVDRFAQLRHVMSSELHTVPADADPRTGFDRLSAGRRRLAPVVDAEGRLVGVLTRQGALRATLYKPAVDDRGRLRIAAAVGINGDVTGKAAALLEAGVDTLVVDTAHGHQERMISALRAVRRLDPAVPVAAGNVVTADGVRDLVEAGADIIKVGVGPGAMCTTRMMTGVGRPQFSAVLDCAAAARSLGRHVWADGGVRHPRDVALALAAGASNVMIGSWFAGTYESPGDLYTDADGRRYKESFGMASSRAVSARTAEDTAFERARKAIFEEGISSARMYLDPTRPGVEDLIDEVVSGVRSAFTYAGARNLEEFHERALVGVQSAAGYTEGMPLPTSW from the coding sequence GTGCGGTTCCTTCATGGCGCGGTCCCCGCGCACGACCTGACCTACAACGACGTCTTCATGGCGCCCAACCGCTCCGAGGTGGGCTCCCGGCTCGACGTCGACCTGGCCTCCGGCGACGGCACCGGCACGACGATTCCGCTGGTGGTGGCGAACATGACGGCCGTCGCCGGCCGGCGGATGGCCGAGACCGTGGCCCGCCGGGGCGCCGTCGCGGTGATCCCGCAGGACATCCCGATCGAGGTGGTGGCCAACGTGGTCGCCTGGGTCAAGCAGCGCCACCTGGTGCACGACACGGCGATCACCCTCGGCCCGACGGACACCGTCGGCGACGCGATCCACCTGCTGCCGAAGCGCGCGCACGGCGCGGTGATCGTGGTCGACGCGGCCGGTCGCCCGGTCGGTGTGGTCACCGAGGCGGACACCGTGGGCGTGGACCGCTTCGCCCAGCTCCGGCACGTGATGTCGTCCGAGCTGCACACCGTGCCGGCGGACGCCGACCCGCGTACCGGCTTCGACCGGCTCTCCGCCGGGCGGCGGCGGCTCGCCCCGGTGGTGGACGCCGAGGGGCGGCTGGTCGGCGTGCTGACCCGGCAGGGCGCGCTGCGCGCCACGCTCTACAAGCCGGCGGTGGACGACCGGGGCCGGCTGCGGATCGCCGCCGCGGTGGGCATCAACGGCGACGTGACCGGCAAGGCCGCCGCGCTGTTGGAGGCCGGGGTGGACACGCTGGTCGTGGACACCGCGCACGGCCACCAGGAACGGATGATCTCCGCGCTGCGGGCGGTCCGCAGGCTCGACCCGGCCGTCCCGGTCGCGGCCGGCAACGTGGTCACCGCCGACGGCGTACGCGACCTGGTCGAGGCCGGCGCCGACATCATCAAGGTCGGCGTCGGGCCGGGCGCGATGTGCACCACCCGGATGATGACCGGCGTGGGCCGGCCGCAGTTCTCGGCGGTGCTCGACTGCGCCGCGGCGGCCCGGTCACTGGGTCGGCACGTCTGGGCCGACGGCGGCGTACGCCACCCCCGGGACGTGGCGCTGGCCCTCGCGGCGGGCGCGTCGAACGTGATGATCGGTTCCTGGTTCGCCGGCACCTACGAGTCCCCCGGGGACCTGTACACCGACGCGGACGGCCGGCGCTACAAGGAGAGCTTCGGCATGGCGTCGTCCCGGGCGGTCAGCGCGCGTACGGCCGAGGACACGGCGTTCGAGCGGGCCCGGAAGGCGATCTTCGAGGAGGGGATCTCCTCGGCCCGGATGTACCTGGACCCGACCCGGCCGGGCGTGGAGGACCTGATCGACGAGGTCGTCTCCGGGGTACGCAGCGCCTTCACCTACGCCGGTGCCCGCAACCTGGAGGAGTTCCACGAGCGCGCCCTGGTCGGCGTGCAGAGCGCCGCCGGCTACACCGAGGGCATGCCGCTGCCGACCAGTTGGTGA
- a CDS encoding ABC transporter ATP-binding protein codes for MLIRLLRTHLRPYRRLLAAVVALQFVGTMASLYLPSLNAEIIDRGVAVGDTGQIMRTGGWMLLVSLLQITCSIAAVYLGAKTAMSFGRDVRGAIFGHVNRFSAREVARFGAPSLITRNTNDVQQVQMLVLLTCTMLVAAPIMSIGGVVMALREDVGLSWLMLVCVPVLAIALGLLIRKMVPTFRLMQTRIDTVNRVLREQITGIRVVRAFVREPYETERFGVANGDLTATALRIGRLQALIFPLVMLVLNVSSVAVLWFGAGRVDSGQIEIGALTAFLQYLMQILMAVMMATFMLMMVPRAAVCAERIVEVLDTESSVAPAARPVTEVSGRGELELRGVAFQYPGASAPVLHDISFRAEPGRTTAIIGSTGAGKTTLLTLIPRLVDPTAGTVLVDGVDVRELAPDELWRRIGLVPQRPYLFSGTVASNLRYGNPDASDADLWAALEIAQAREFVAEMPGGLDAPIAQGGTNVSGGQRQRLAIARALVRKPEIYLFDDSFSALDLGTDARLRAALKPVTAEAAVVIVAQRVSTIVDADQIIVVEDGGVVGVGRHEELLQTCPTYAEIVASQQTAEVTA; via the coding sequence GTGCTGATCCGCCTACTCCGTACCCATTTACGCCCGTACCGGCGGCTGCTGGCCGCCGTGGTGGCGCTCCAGTTCGTCGGCACGATGGCCTCGCTCTATCTGCCGAGCCTCAACGCCGAGATCATCGACCGTGGTGTCGCCGTCGGCGACACCGGCCAGATCATGCGTACGGGCGGCTGGATGCTGCTCGTCAGCCTGCTCCAGATCACCTGCTCGATCGCCGCCGTCTACCTCGGCGCGAAGACCGCGATGAGCTTCGGCCGGGACGTCCGGGGAGCCATCTTCGGCCACGTCAACCGCTTCTCCGCCCGCGAGGTGGCCCGCTTCGGGGCGCCCTCGCTGATCACCCGGAACACCAACGACGTACAGCAGGTGCAGATGCTCGTCCTGCTGACCTGCACCATGCTGGTGGCCGCGCCGATCATGAGCATCGGCGGCGTGGTGATGGCGCTCCGCGAGGACGTCGGGCTCTCCTGGCTGATGCTGGTCTGCGTACCGGTCCTGGCGATCGCCCTGGGCCTGCTCATCCGGAAGATGGTGCCCACCTTCCGGCTCATGCAGACCCGGATCGACACGGTGAACCGGGTGCTGCGTGAGCAGATCACCGGCATCCGGGTGGTCCGCGCCTTCGTCCGCGAGCCGTACGAGACGGAGCGCTTCGGGGTCGCGAACGGTGACCTGACCGCGACCGCGCTGCGGATCGGCCGGCTCCAGGCGCTGATCTTCCCGCTGGTGATGCTGGTGCTCAACGTCTCCAGCGTCGCGGTGCTCTGGTTCGGCGCCGGTCGGGTGGACTCCGGCCAGATCGAGATCGGCGCGCTGACCGCGTTCCTCCAGTACCTGATGCAGATCCTGATGGCGGTCATGATGGCCACCTTCATGCTGATGATGGTGCCCCGCGCGGCGGTCTGCGCCGAGCGCATCGTGGAGGTGCTGGACACCGAGTCCTCGGTGGCGCCGGCGGCCCGGCCGGTGACCGAGGTGTCCGGCCGGGGCGAGCTGGAACTGCGCGGGGTTGCCTTCCAGTACCCGGGGGCCAGCGCCCCGGTGCTGCACGACATCTCGTTCCGCGCCGAGCCGGGCCGGACGACGGCGATCATCGGCTCCACCGGCGCCGGCAAGACCACCCTGCTCACCCTGATCCCGCGGCTGGTCGACCCGACCGCCGGGACGGTCCTCGTCGACGGGGTGGATGTCCGCGAGCTGGCCCCGGACGAGCTGTGGCGGCGGATCGGGCTGGTGCCGCAGCGGCCGTACCTGTTCAGCGGCACGGTCGCCAGCAACCTGCGGTACGGCAACCCGGACGCCTCCGACGCCGACCTCTGGGCGGCGCTGGAGATCGCCCAGGCCCGGGAGTTCGTCGCCGAGATGCCGGGCGGGCTGGACGCGCCGATCGCGCAGGGCGGCACGAACGTCTCCGGCGGCCAGCGCCAGCGGCTGGCGATCGCCCGCGCGCTGGTCCGCAAGCCGGAGATCTACCTCTTCGACGACTCGTTCTCCGCGCTCGACCTCGGCACGGACGCCCGGCTGCGGGCGGCCCTGAAGCCGGTCACCGCGGAGGCGGCGGTGGTGATCGTGGCCCAGCGGGTCTCCACGATCGTCGACGCCGATCAGATCATCGTGGTCGAGGACGGAGGCGTCGTCGGGGTGGGCCGACACGAGGAGCTGCTCCAGACCTGCCCCACGTACGCCGAGATCGTGGCGTCCCAGCAGACCGCGGAGGTGACGGCATGA
- a CDS encoding ABC transporter ATP-binding protein: MSAVQEKETPKRLPPAGRRGGGGPPHMGMGMPAEKAMNFGPSARRLLGRLRPHRTQLTAVLALALASVGLSVIGPKVLGHATDLIFSGVIGRRLPAGTTTEQAVAAARASGNGNFADMLARMDVVPGVGIDFTRLGQVLALAMALYLGASVLMWAQGWLLNGVVQQTILRLRAEVEEKLNRLPLPYFDRQPRGELLSRVTNDIDNISQTLQQTLSQLVTSLLTVVGVLAMMVWISPLLALVALVAVPLSVLVTGLIAKRSQRKFIAQWTHTGELNGQIEEAYTGHELVKVFGRQKEVEAAFRAKNEQLFQASFGAQFVSGIIMPAMFFIGNLSYVAIAVVGGLRVASGTMSLGDVQAFIQYSRQFTQPLTQVASMANLLQSGVASAERVFAVLDAEEQSPEPARPARIAEPHGRVEFEHVSFRYAPDKPLIDDLSLVAEPGHTVAIVGPTGAGKTTLVNLVMRFYELDAGRITLDGVDITTMRRDELRGRIGMVLQDTWLFGGTIRDNIAYGRPDATEEEILAAARATFVDRFVRSLPDGYDTVIDEEGSNVSAGEKQLITIARAFLAEPSLLILDEATSSVDTRTEVLLQRAMAALRSDRTSFVIAHRLSTIRDADLILMMEQGRIVEQGTHDQLLAADGAYARLYRSQFTGAVITDEVPAPTGGMPAGTLPAVAPAKN; encoded by the coding sequence ATGAGCGCCGTGCAGGAGAAGGAGACGCCGAAGCGGCTGCCACCGGCCGGGCGGCGCGGGGGCGGCGGCCCGCCGCACATGGGCATGGGCATGCCCGCCGAGAAGGCGATGAACTTCGGGCCGTCCGCCCGGCGCCTGCTCGGGCGACTCCGGCCGCACCGGACGCAACTGACCGCCGTGCTCGCGCTGGCCCTCGCGAGCGTCGGACTCAGCGTCATCGGGCCGAAGGTGCTCGGCCACGCCACCGACCTGATCTTCAGTGGGGTGATCGGCCGGCGGCTGCCCGCCGGCACCACCACCGAGCAGGCGGTGGCCGCGGCCCGGGCGTCCGGCAACGGCAACTTCGCCGACATGCTGGCCCGGATGGACGTGGTGCCCGGCGTCGGCATCGACTTCACCCGGCTGGGCCAGGTGCTGGCCCTGGCGATGGCGCTCTACCTCGGGGCCAGCGTGCTGATGTGGGCGCAGGGCTGGCTGCTCAACGGCGTGGTGCAGCAGACCATCCTGCGGCTGCGCGCCGAGGTGGAGGAGAAACTCAACCGGCTGCCGCTGCCCTACTTCGACCGGCAGCCCCGCGGCGAGCTGCTGAGCCGGGTCACCAACGACATCGACAACATCTCGCAGACCCTCCAGCAGACGCTGAGCCAGCTGGTCACCTCGCTGCTCACCGTGGTCGGCGTACTGGCCATGATGGTCTGGATCTCGCCGCTGCTGGCGCTGGTGGCCCTGGTGGCGGTACCGCTGTCGGTGCTGGTCACCGGCCTGATCGCCAAGCGCTCACAGCGCAAGTTCATCGCCCAGTGGACGCACACCGGCGAGCTGAACGGGCAGATCGAGGAGGCGTACACCGGCCACGAGCTGGTCAAGGTCTTCGGCCGGCAGAAGGAGGTGGAGGCGGCCTTCCGCGCCAAGAACGAGCAACTGTTCCAGGCGAGCTTCGGCGCGCAGTTCGTCTCCGGGATCATCATGCCGGCGATGTTCTTCATCGGGAACCTCAGCTACGTGGCGATCGCCGTGGTCGGCGGCCTGCGGGTGGCCTCGGGCACGATGAGCCTCGGCGACGTGCAGGCGTTCATCCAGTACTCGCGGCAGTTCACCCAGCCGCTCACCCAGGTCGCCTCGATGGCGAACCTGCTCCAGTCCGGGGTGGCCTCGGCCGAACGGGTCTTCGCCGTCCTGGACGCCGAGGAGCAGAGCCCGGAGCCGGCGCGACCGGCCCGGATCGCCGAACCGCACGGCCGCGTCGAGTTCGAGCACGTCTCCTTCCGGTACGCCCCGGACAAGCCGCTGATCGACGACCTGTCCCTGGTCGCCGAGCCGGGGCACACGGTGGCGATCGTCGGCCCGACCGGCGCCGGCAAGACCACGCTGGTCAACCTGGTCATGCGGTTCTACGAGCTGGACGCCGGCCGGATCACCCTCGACGGGGTGGACATCACCACGATGCGCCGGGACGAGCTGCGCGGCCGGATCGGCATGGTGCTCCAGGACACCTGGCTCTTCGGCGGCACCATCCGCGACAACATCGCGTACGGGCGGCCGGACGCCACCGAGGAGGAGATCCTGGCGGCGGCCCGGGCCACCTTCGTGGACCGGTTCGTCCGCAGCCTGCCCGACGGCTACGACACCGTGATCGACGAGGAGGGCAGCAACGTCAGCGCGGGCGAGAAGCAGCTCATCACCATCGCCCGGGCGTTCCTCGCCGAGCCGTCGCTGCTGATCCTCGACGAGGCGACCAGCTCGGTGGACACCCGGACCGAGGTGCTGCTCCAGCGGGCGATGGCGGCGCTGCGTTCGGACCGGACGAGCTTCGTCATCGCGCACCGGCTCTCCACCATCCGCGACGCCGACCTGATCCTGATGATGGAGCAGGGCCGGATCGTCGAGCAGGGCACCCACGACCAGCTCCTCGCCGCCGACGGGGCGTACGCCCGGCTGTACCGGTCGCAGTTCACCGGCGCGGTGATCACGGACGAGGTCCCGGCACCGACCGGGGGCATGCCGGCCGGGACACTCCCGGCGGTCGCGCCGGCCAAGAACTGA
- the thrS gene encoding threonine--tRNA ligase produces the protein MIDHRRLGRELELFVSDPLAGAGLPIWLPAGAAARHAVEEYVRELERRAGYRHVYSPPLGRRELFELSGHLGYFADDMFPPMRLSADDEFVLRPALCPHHALVYRARGRSYRELPLRVGELGGMYRAERSGVLGGLARVRAISLNDAHNFCALEQVGDEVRDILRLIREAHAALGVRPAGFRLSLRGPGEKYVGDDARWARAEELLRAALDGVDFTEGPGEAAFYGPKIDIQIVDAAGRESTISTIQLDFDKPEKFDLSYTAADGSRKRPVMVHRSLVGSMERLFAYLIEVHAGAFPAWYAPVQLLLLPVDDGQADAAVDLCRRAEEAGLRAEVDLTGSLGARIRDAARRKVPYVGVVGPREAADGSVSLRLRDGRGLDPMPVADALGLIGRVVAARSAGLLPAA, from the coding sequence ATGATCGACCACCGCAGGCTCGGCCGGGAGCTGGAGCTGTTCGTCTCGGACCCGCTCGCGGGCGCCGGCCTGCCCATCTGGCTGCCGGCCGGCGCCGCCGCCCGGCACGCCGTCGAGGAGTACGTGCGGGAACTGGAGCGCCGGGCCGGCTACCGGCACGTCTACTCGCCACCGCTGGGCCGGCGGGAGCTGTTCGAGCTCTCCGGGCACCTGGGCTACTTCGCCGATGACATGTTCCCGCCGATGCGGCTCTCCGCCGACGACGAGTTCGTGCTCCGGCCGGCGCTCTGCCCGCACCACGCGCTCGTCTACCGGGCCCGGGGCCGGTCCTACCGTGAGCTGCCGCTGCGCGTCGGCGAACTGGGCGGGATGTACCGGGCGGAACGCTCCGGGGTGCTCGGCGGTCTCGCCCGGGTACGCGCCATCTCGCTCAACGACGCGCACAACTTCTGCGCGCTGGAGCAGGTCGGCGACGAGGTACGCGACATCCTCCGGCTGATCCGCGAGGCGCACGCCGCGCTCGGCGTACGGCCGGCCGGGTTCCGGCTGTCGCTGCGCGGGCCGGGCGAGAAGTACGTCGGGGACGACGCCCGGTGGGCGCGGGCCGAGGAACTGCTCCGCGCGGCGCTCGACGGCGTCGACTTCACCGAGGGGCCGGGCGAGGCCGCCTTCTACGGCCCGAAGATCGACATCCAGATCGTCGACGCGGCGGGCCGGGAGTCGACCATCTCCACCATCCAGCTCGACTTCGACAAACCGGAGAAGTTCGACCTGTCGTACACCGCTGCGGACGGGAGCCGAAAGCGGCCGGTGATGGTGCACCGGAGCCTCGTCGGCAGCATGGAACGGCTGTTCGCGTACCTGATCGAGGTGCACGCCGGTGCCTTTCCGGCCTGGTACGCCCCGGTGCAGCTGCTGCTCCTCCCGGTCGACGACGGCCAGGCGGACGCTGCCGTCGACCTGTGCCGCCGGGCCGAGGAGGCGGGGCTGCGGGCCGAGGTCGACCTGACCGGCTCGCTGGGCGCCCGGATCCGGGACGCGGCCCGCCGGAAGGTCCCGTACGTCGGGGTGGTCGGCCCCCGGGAGGCGGCCGACGGGTCGGTGTCCCTGCGCCTGCGCGACGGCCGCGGACTCGACCCGATGCCGGTGGCCGACGCGCTGGGGTTGATCGGGCGGGTGGTCGCCGCCCGGTCGGCCGGCCTGCTCCCGGCCGCCTGA
- a CDS encoding LysE/ArgO family amino acid transporter, with protein MPDPLPSAVAGFSVSLALIVAIGAQNAFVLRQGLRREHMLPVVVACAASDALLITAGIAGLGTAVADRPGLLSAIRWGGAAFLLGYAVLAARRALRPGALTPTDRPPTTLRATVLACLAFTYLNPHVYLDTVLLLGGVAQQYEQRWAFGVGATSASVAWFTALGAGAHRLAPLLARTTAWRVLDGAVAVVMTGTAAALLLG; from the coding sequence GTGCCCGACCCACTTCCCTCGGCCGTCGCCGGGTTCTCCGTATCGCTCGCGCTGATCGTCGCCATCGGCGCGCAGAACGCCTTCGTACTCCGTCAGGGGCTCCGCCGTGAGCACATGCTCCCCGTGGTGGTCGCCTGCGCCGCCTCGGACGCCCTGCTCATCACGGCGGGCATCGCCGGCCTCGGCACCGCCGTGGCGGACCGACCGGGGCTGCTCTCCGCCATCCGCTGGGGCGGGGCCGCGTTCCTGCTCGGGTACGCCGTGCTCGCCGCCCGCCGGGCGCTGCGTCCGGGCGCCCTCACCCCCACCGACCGGCCCCCGACCACCCTGCGGGCCACCGTGCTCGCCTGCCTGGCCTTCACCTACCTCAACCCGCACGTCTACCTCGACACCGTGTTGCTGCTCGGCGGCGTGGCCCAGCAGTACGAGCAGCGCTGGGCGTTCGGCGTCGGCGCGACGTCGGCCAGCGTCGCCTGGTTCACCGCGCTCGGCGCCGGGGCGCACCGGCTGGCGCCGCTGCTCGCCCGTACCACCGCCTGGCGCGTGCTCGACGGCGCGGTCGCCGTCGTGATGACCGGGACCGCCGCGGCGCTGCTGCTCGGCTGA
- a CDS encoding DedA family protein, with protein sequence MPELISSVASPTWAYLVLLGLLAADAFVPVVPTQVVMITSGALTVYGGLSLPLTIVVGALGVFVGDLACYLLGRSAPNRRAARHTMPGRARRAAARVTRGLREPGPLVILLCRFVPGGRMAACFSAGRSRYPYRLFLMYEGAAALGWAAYGTLVGHLGGTALTQSGWRLALIGAAAAAGFAAAGWAVSLLSARNTRVEAPVEEPTAAS encoded by the coding sequence GTGCCCGAACTCATCTCTAGCGTCGCGTCGCCGACGTGGGCCTACCTTGTGCTGCTGGGGTTGCTGGCCGCCGACGCCTTCGTGCCGGTCGTACCGACCCAGGTCGTCATGATCACCAGCGGCGCGCTCACCGTCTACGGCGGGCTGAGCCTGCCGCTCACGATCGTCGTCGGCGCGCTCGGCGTCTTCGTCGGCGATCTCGCCTGCTACCTGCTGGGCCGGAGCGCCCCGAACCGTCGGGCGGCGCGGCACACGATGCCCGGCCGGGCCCGCCGCGCCGCCGCCCGGGTCACCCGCGGGCTGCGCGAGCCGGGGCCGCTGGTGATCCTGCTGTGCCGCTTCGTACCCGGCGGACGGATGGCCGCCTGCTTCTCGGCCGGGCGCAGCCGCTACCCCTACCGGCTTTTCCTGATGTACGAGGGCGCGGCGGCACTCGGCTGGGCGGCGTACGGCACGCTGGTCGGCCACCTGGGCGGCACGGCGCTGACCCAGTCGGGGTGGCGACTCGCGCTCATCGGCGCGGCGGCGGCGGCCGGATTCGCGGCGGCCGGCTGGGCGGTCAGCCTGCTCAGCGCCCGCAACACCCGTGTCGAGGCCCCGGTGGAGGAACCGACGGCGGCGTCCTGA